One Candidatus Binatia bacterium DNA window includes the following coding sequences:
- a CDS encoding DUF779 domain-containing protein, with protein MPTISITQRAAEVVERLRQSRTGALTFTIDGGCCEGTAPHLFENAVITSTAAHAGEVAGVPVYLQAAMAPLYDDADVTIDVIDDPMSDSMSLETELGLRFVLRQNRACSLGSSD; from the coding sequence ATGCCTACGATCAGCATTACACAGCGCGCGGCCGAGGTGGTGGAGCGTTTGCGGCAGTCGCGCACGGGAGCGCTCACGTTCACCATCGACGGCGGCTGTTGCGAGGGTACTGCACCGCATCTATTCGAGAATGCCGTCATCACCTCGACGGCCGCGCACGCGGGGGAAGTCGCCGGCGTGCCGGTCTACCTGCAGGCCGCCATGGCCCCCCTCTACGACGACGCGGACGTTACCATCGACGTGATCGACGATCCGATGTCGGACTCGATGTCGCTGGAAACCGAGCTTGGCCTGCGCTTCGTCCTGCGCCAGAACCGCGCCTGCTCCCTCGGGTCGTCCGACTGA